The DNA sequence ggagctgaccatggcagccagcctatcatgtgccccctcagcctctcatgtgcccctccagcctctgatctgctaccccccagcctctgatctgctcccccccagcctcttatctgcccccccccagcctcttatctgctccccccccagcctctgatctgctcccccaccagcctcttatctgctcccccccagcctcttatctgccccccccagcctcttatctgctccccccccagcctctgatctgctccccccccagcctctgatctgctcccccccagcctctgatctgctcccccccccagcctctgatctgctccccccccagcctcttatctgccctCCCCCccatggtaactcaaacccactccccccctccccagtattaatcattggtggcagtggccacagggtccccctcctccccccctagttcattgatggcagtgggcagttccgatcggagtcccagcagtgtaatgctggggctccgatcggttaccatggcagccaggacgctactgaagtcctggctgcgatggtatgttagtgagcagcattatactcacgtgcgccgtggccaccgggcgctccttcttctcataggtctgtgcggcgcattgctaatgctataagcattagcaatgcgccgtacagacagaagaaggagcgaccggcggccacggcgcacgtgagtataatgctgctcactaacataccatcgcagccaggacttcagtagcgtcctggctgctatggtaaccgatcggagccccagcattacactgctgggactccgatcggaactgcccactgccatcaatgaactagggggggaggagggggaccctgtgggatatggccggccacagtccctcccttccTCCTCCTACAATGTcctctcctcattggtgttcagcggcagccgagcacagtggggagggagggactccctccttctccctccactgtgccggccagcgggctcaggagaaaatggtgcgcgcagagagtgcaatcatatcgcggtccggcgatatggcgaaaatccatatcgtggccaaaatttatatcgcatatcgcctatatcgcctataccgcccacccctagAGTAGGGGAGCATCATACTGAAATCATACTGCAGGAAGGGAGTAGGGGAGCATCATACTGAAATAATACTGCAGGAAGAGAGTAGGGGAGCATCATACTGAAATCATACTGCAGGAAGGGAGTAGGGGAGCATCATACTGAAATTGTACTGCAGGAAGAGAGTAGGGGAGCATCATACTGAAGGAAGAGAGTAGGGGAGCATCATACTGAAATCATACTGCAGGAAGGGAGTAGGGGAGCATCATACTGAAATCATACTGCAGGAAGAGAGTAGGGGAGCATCATGCTGAAATCATACTGCAGGAAGGGAGTAGGGGAGCATCATGCTGAAATCATACTGCAGGAAGGGAGTAGGGGAGCATCATGCTGAAATCATACTGCAGGAAGGGAGTAGGGGAGCATCATGCTGAAATCATACTGCAGGAAGGGAGTAGGGGAGCATCATACTGAAATCATACTGCAGGAAGGGAGTAGGGGAGCATCATACTGAAATCATACTGCAGGAAGGGAGTAGGGTAGCATCATACTGAAATCATACTGCAGGAAGAGAGTAGGGGAGCATCATACTGAAATCATACTGCAGGAAGGGAGTAGGGGAGCATCATACTGAAATCATACTGCAGGAAGAGAGTAGGGGAGCATCATACTGCAGGAAGGGAGTAGAGAAGCATCATACTGAAATCATACTGCAGGAAGAGTAGGGGAGCATCATACTGAAATCATACTGCAGGAAGGGAGTAGGGGAGCATCATACTGAAATCATACTGCAGGAAGGGAGTAGGGGAGCATCATACTGAAATCATACTGCAGGAAGGGAGTAGGGGAGCATCATACTGAAATCATACTGCAGGAAGGGAGTAGGGGAGCATCATACTGAAATCATACTGCAGGAAGGGAGTAGGGGAGCATCATACTGAAATCATACTGCAGGAAGAGAGTAGGGGAGCATCATACTAAAATCATACTGCAGGAAGGGAGTAGAGGAGCATCATACTGAAATCATACTGCAGGAAGGGAGTAGGGGAGCATCATGCTGAAATCATACTGCAGGAAGGGAGTAGGGGAGCATCATACTGAAATCATACTGCAGGAAGGGAGTAGGGGAGCATCATACTGAAATCATACTGGAGGAAGGGAGTAGAGGAGCAATATACTGAAATCATACTGGAGGAAGGGAGTAGGGGAGCATCATACTGGAATCATACTGCATGAAGGTAGTAAGAGGGCATCATACTGAAATTACACTGCAGGAAGGTAGTAAGAGGGCATCATACTGCAGAAAGGTAGTAAGAGGGCATCATACTGCAGGAAGGTAGTAAGAGGGCATCATACTGCAGGAAGGTAGTAAGAGGGCATCATACTGCAGGAAGGTAGTAAGAGGGCATCATACTGCAGGAAGGTAGTAAGAGGGCATCATACTGAAATTACACTGCAGGAAGGTATTAGGAGGGCATCATACTGAAATCATACTGCAGGAAGGTGTTAAGAAGGCATCATACTGAAATCATACCGCAGGAAGATTTTAATACCGAACTCGAAGGGAATCCTGTCACCTCAGACAAGCCCTATAAAGTACAGTACACCTGCCGCTGCTCAGATCAGTAATTTGTATGTTAATCTCCACCTCCATTGTGCACACTTAAAACAGCCATGGAATGTATTGAGAGCACTCCTGTGCATGAGCTCATAATGAAGAAGACTCACTGAGAAGTATTCCACAACTGGCTTAAAAGTCCACAACAGCAGAACAGGGGTGAGTATCACATACAAATTACAGACAGTACTGACTTTATAGGGCTTGTCTAAGGTGACAGATTGCCTTTAAAATCTTTTCACTATAACTGGTTTCAATATGTCTCAGAAATAAGCTAGTGCTGCATTATTAGATGCCAGAATAAAGGAATGTTTCCGTACACTAGAAGcaaagactaagggtactttcacactagcggttttcttttccggcatagagttccgtcctaggggatctataccggaaaagaactgatcagttttatccccatgcattctgaatggagagcaatccgttcaggatgcatcaggatgtcttcagttcggtctttttgactgatcaggacagagataaaaccgcagcatgctacggttttatctccggcccaaaaaaactgaacacttgcctgaatgccggatccggcattttttttcttaGGAAATGcaatagtgctggatccggcattcaaaatatcggaatgccggatccgtccttccggtcagcgcatgcgcagactgaaaaaaaaaggtgaaaaaaattaatgccggatccgtctttccggatgacaccggaaagacggatccagcatttcaatgcatttgtaagatggatcaggatcctgatcagtcttacaaatgccatcagttggcataagttttgacggatccggcaggcagttccggcgacggaactgcttgccggatcactctgccgcaagtgtgaaagtaccttaagtgACCACACTGTCCTAAGGATGATTGCGGTGTCCTTCAGTGTGGGCACATTTCTCTACTATAGCGGTGATCAGCAACACTAATGAAATCACCCTGAGAAAGTACCTATCGCCTTCACCACCCACCAGTACACaccattttttcagttttgctcAGAATGACATCTTTCTTGCTTTTTTTCCGAGCTTTTGATTCCTCAATGTCTATGagtcggatgagaggcatggtgcCTCCACCCATCAGCAAGATGGTGAAGAGCACAATGATAATGGTAGTAGTGCCAATCAACTGACGCTTCTCCATCGGCTCCAGCTCCAAGTGAAGGCTCAGTGCGTATGGAATAGCTCCTCGTAAACCTGACAAGAGAAACACCTAAGTTATAAGGTCATGAAAGACACTGGTCACCTTTCTTCAGATTCAAGGTATATTTGGACACCTAAGACAATATCTACCAATCAGCCAAAATATTTAAACCACTAACAGGTGAAGTGAATAAGGTTGTCAATATTAAAGACCCGGAAAgtgcctttaaagaggacctttcacgacTCCAGACGTGCCCGTTTTAATTCCCCATGTaacaataattctggagcatctattcttatgtctgtatgttgtgccattcctgtattatttctactagaagaaatggatgaattgctagcagtctgcagtaagggtacagaggggtggtaaccagttggggttgtgtacctgcacagtctcactctatccaatcagtgctgccattttcagactgtgctggtacacacctccagcttgttacctcccctctgtacccttactgaaggctaatagcaattcattcataacttctagtagaaataataaaggaatggtacaacatagagccataagaaaagatgatccagaatcgttattacatgaggaacgtataaagctattaaaacaggcatgtcaggagtggtgacaggtcctctttaatgctggCACCTACTGCTGGAAGTGTCTACAATGAGCATCAGAACTAGGGCATGGAGAAATTGGAAAGGTGATCTTGGTGATTTCAaatttacatcatgtggacagctGTTTGTgtcgcttaaaggggttctgcactttgatcggcagggatccgacacccgggaaccccaccgatcaactgtttgagaaggcagcagcgctccagccttctcactgtttaccaccggcccactgacgtcacgactagtatcaactaagctctgttcacttgagtggagcttagccctgcccacgctagttgatactagtcgtgacgtcagtgggccggcggtaaacagtgagaaggccgcggcgctgctggagcgccgctgccttctcaaacagctgatcggcgggggtcccgggtgtcggacccccgccgatcagaagctgatgatctatccagaggatagatcatcagttaaaacaaagtgcagaacccctttaacttgggaAGAAATGGTCTCAGAATGCACGATAGGAAGGCAAGCCAGCAGAAGATGTGTGAAGCTCTGGCAAATGTTCTGCTGGGAAACTTTGGGTTCTGGCATTCATGTGGATTTTACTTTGAGACATACCACTGACCTAAACATTGCTGTACACCAAGTACACCCCTTCATAGCAAAGATATTCCCTGATAGCATTGTCCCCTCTGCAGGATAATGTACCCTACCCCACTGCAAAAACTATTAAGGAATGGTTTGGGCAATACAACCTTTTGGATAGTCACGGGTAGGTGACTGTACGTGTGTACACTTCATTAGTGTGTATCTAGCTCCTTttctcttaggcctcattcacacatatgtggattttcacggaccacggtccgtgaaaatccacgtttgtgtgaatgtggcCTTAGGGCTCTTacacacgagcggatgctgtgagggtaatccgctgcatgaaagagtgccaagccccgttccggacagcagagactaacatgattgataatgctctgtgcctctctgtgatctttttactacaaaatcacagtgagataaagttgtcaccgtgattttgtagtaaaaaggtcacagagaggcaaagagcattatcaatcatgttactgctccgtgtctctgctgtccggagaggGGTTTGGCagtctttcacgcagtggattacccgcactgcatccgctcgtgtgaaagaaccCTTGCTCTGATTCTCACAGATATAGGTCCTGGAAGATCCTGTATCTCTTACATATGCTAAATGACAGAGAACAAAATGCTTTATGCAATACAACCTTTTGGATTGTTTTTTGGGATATTGTGGTTGGATCTTCTGTCACATGGCAATATGGTGGAAAACTGAACAATTTGTTATGCTTAAAAAAGTGAAAAGTGTTGACTTAGCCTTCACATTTCCCAGATCTCAATCCGATGGAtcatcctcatagattgtaaactCTGACGAGCagtgccctcattcctcttgttttaattgttgacttgtttgttgctatgCTATTTATGACTAGTATAGGtatgtctacaatgggctgcgcgttccgttccacaaattgcagaaggcacacggacaGCTTTAGTTTTTTtgaagatccgcggtttgcggaccgcaaaaaactgaacgttcgtgtgcatgaggccaaaaagtgacatttttgggagttttttttcaattttaatttGACTGCTAGGAGGTTAAAGGGGCTGCCACGCTCGTGTGCTTTTATTTGCACACCACCTCCCCTGTAtctgtggtgcagtgtaattaaagTTTCCTCTCCCACACCTGAATGGGATGAATGGCTGTATTTATAATACACCACCACTACAatggagtcagacccctgccaatttgATACGGATgatatatcctgaggatagatcatcgtgAGTCCCCACCAGTCAGCAGAGGCAGTCAAGTTTACAATGATTGTGTGACCCAATAACACTATAGAACAGCAGCATCTTACCACTGAACCACATGATGAACATCATCTTCGGGGTGATTTTGTGGTCCCGAAAGAAATTGAGAAGATAGGTCAAGGGGAAAATATTAACAGCACGTCCCAGCAGGACCAGCACCTGTGCAAAAGAAGCATGTGAGTCCACTGATCCATAGCACATTGCAGGGAGAATATACCTAATGTatgagttatatatatatatatatatttaatctatttcatttaatgtttgtgtgtgtcgttaaaacatagaatgtatccactataacagtgacatctagagtactccgcctctttaacagtgacctccacagcggtctgccaccttaacagtgacctccacagctgtctgccaccttaacagtgacctcaacagctgtctgccaccttaacagtgacctccacagctgtctgccaccttaacagtgacctccacagctgtctgccaccttaacagtgacctccacagctgtctgccaccttaacagtgacctccacagctgtctgccaccttaacagtgacctccacagctgtctgcccccttaacagtgacctccacagctgtctgcccccttaacagtgacatccacagcaacctcccctttaacagggacctccacagtggccgctcctttattagtgacctctaaAGTACTCTgtctcattaacagtgatttccacaataacccgcccccttaacagtgacctccagagagCTCCGTTcctttaaaatgtgacctccacaacaccctacccctttacagtgacctctacagcaccgcgccccttaacactgacctccatagcgaaccgtccccttaactgtgacctagaccgttccctgcccccttaacagagacctccacagcacccgcccctgtaacagtgacctccacagcagcccgcccctttaacagtgacctccacagcatacctcccccttaacagtgacctccacagcagcttcccctttattagtgacctccacagtaccccatgtccttaacagtgatttccacaacaccccgcccccttaacagtgggctCTACAGCAATTtgacccttaacactgacctccatagtggaccgtccccttaacagttttaggccggacagtccggctttcagactccctgtcctctggctgatgcagggcctggacggacacagggatgttcttttgaacagctcactctcagacagcagcactgtgctgtctgagcttgAGCTGCAGTGAGAAAgttaccctccctcccacccctgcagctaacagaagttgattttcaccttcattttttcaatccccgttggcCTCGGAGTGGGAGGGGGAGTGGATTAGCGGGACCTGGAGGCAGGTTTTTAAgtcagtcttttgagggtggcctgaatggccaccctacccactcccttaaccacctcagcccccagtgcttaaacaccctgaaagaccaggccactttttacacttctgacctacactactttcaccgtttattgctcggtcatgcaacttaccacccaaatgaattttacctccttttcttctcactaatagagctttcatttggtggtatttcattgctgctgacatttttactttttttgttattaatcgaaatttaacgattttttttgcaaaaaaaatgacatttttcactttcagttgtaaaattttgcaaaaaaaaacgagatccatatagaaattttgctctaaatttattgttctacatgtctttgataaaaaaaaaatgtttgggtaaaaaaaaaatggtttgggtaaaagttatagcgtttacaaactatggtacaaaaatgtgaatttccgctttttgaagcagctctgactttctgagcacctgtcatgtttcctgaggttctacaatacccagacagtacaaataccccacaaatgaccccatttcggaaagtacacaccctaaggtattcgctgatgggcatagtgagttcatagaactttttattttttgtcacaagttagcggaaaatgatgatttttagttttttattttttttcttacaaagtctcatattccactaacttgtgacaaaaaataaaaagttctatgaactcactatgcccatcagcgaataccttggagtctcttctttccaaaatggggtcacttgtggggtagttatactgccctggcattctaggggcccaaatgtgtggtaaggagtttgaaatcaaattctgtaaaaaatgacgagtgaaatccgaaaggtgctctttggaatatgggcccctttgcccacctaggctgcaaaaaagtgtcacacatctggtatctctgtattcaggagaagttgaggaatgtgttttggggtgtctttttacatatacccatgctgggtgagataaatatcttggtcaaatgccaactttgtataaaaaaatgggaaaagttgtcttttgccaagatatttctctcacccagcaagggtatatgtaaaatgacaccccaaaacacattccccaacttctcctgagtacggagataccagatgtgtgacacttttttgcagcctaggtgggcaaaggggcccatattccaaagagcacctttcggatttcacaggtcattttttacagaatttgatttcaaactccttaccacacatttgggcccctagaatgccagggcagtataactaccccacaagtgaccccattttggaaagaagacaccccaaggtattccgtgaggggcatggcaagttcctagaattttttattttttgtcacaagttagtggaatatgagactttgtatgaaaaaaaaaaaaaaaaaaaaaaaaaataaaaaaatcagcattttccactaacttgtgacaaaaaataaaaaattctaggaactcgccatgcccctcacggaataccttggggtgtcttctttccaaaattgggtcacttgtggggtagttatactgccctggcattttccaggggccctaatgtgtggtaagtaggtaaatgacctgtgaaatcctaaaggtgctctttggaatatgggcccctttgcccacctaggctgcaaaaaagtgtcacacatgtggtatcgcagtattcaggagaagttggggaatgtgttttggggtgtcattttacatatacccttgctgggtgagagaaatatcttggcaaaagacaacttttcccatttttttatacaaagttggcatttgaccaagatatttatctcacccagcatgggtatatgtaaaatgacaccccaaaacacattccccaacttctcctgagtacggcgataccagatgtgtgacacttttttgcagcctagatgcgcaaaggtgcccaaattccttttaggagggcatttttagacatttggataccagacttcttctcacgctttggggcccctagaatgccagggcagtataaataccccacatgtgaccccattttggaaagaagacaccccaaggtattcaatgaggggcatggcgagttcatagaatttttttttttttggcacaagttagcggaaattgatatttttaatttttttctcacaaagtctcccgttccgctaacttgggacaaaaatttcaatctttcatggactcaatatgcccctcacggaatacctgggggtgtcttctttccgaaatggggtcacatgtggggtatttatactgccctggcattctaggggccctaaagcgtgagaagaagtctggaatataaatgtctaaaaaattttacgcatttggattccgtgaggggtatggtgagttcatgtgagattttattttttgacacaagttagtggaatatgagactttgtaagaaaaaaaaataataattccgctaacttgggccaaaaaaatgtctgaatggagccttacagagggtgatcaatgacagggggggtgatcaatgacagggggggtgatcaatgacaggggggggtgatcagggagtctatatggggtgataaccacagtcattgatcatgcccctgtaaggcttcattcagacgtccgtatgcgttttgcggatccgatccatctatcagtgcatccgtaaaaatcatgcggacgtctgaatggagctttacaggggggtaatcaatgacaggggggtaatcaatgacaggggggtgatcagggagtctatatggggtgatcaccacagtcattgatcacgcccgtgtaaggcttcattcagacgtccggatgcgttttgcggatccgatccatctatcagtgcatccgtaaaaatcatgcggacatctgaatggagctttacaggggggtaatcaatgacaggggggtgatcagggagtctatatggggtgataaccacagtcattgatcatgcccctgta is a window from the Bufo bufo unplaced genomic scaffold, aBufBuf1.1, whole genome shotgun sequence genome containing:
- the LOC120984497 gene encoding sodium/hydrogen exchanger 8-like; amino-acid sequence: MAILFSGIVMSHYTHHNLSPVTQILMQQTLRTVAFLCETCVFAFLGLSIFSFPHKFEISFVIWCIVLVLLGRAVNIFPLTYLLNFFRDHKITPKMMFIMWFSGLRGAIPYALSLHLELEPMEKRQLIGTTTIIIVLFTILLMGGGTMPLIRLIDIEESKARKKSKKDVILSKTEKMVCT